Proteins from one Halovivax limisalsi genomic window:
- a CDS encoding MFS transporter, which yields MTRTGRVRAVLAAVVFTVLFSQLLLYPGIADLVTELGAEPGTSTEGSVSPQLDASMWFLVAEFAGYVAFVGVWGVASDAAGRRTPFVVGAALAGAAGYAALALVPTIGSIPFGGVLLLRVFQGAMTIGAFSLTMTMLMDLEGGHGTNMGAAGIAIGLGAALGAPIGGRLTAVDPVAPLVAAATLLTVVGGLVTTVPDRAPSSTRAWRAIIRSVRERPILTLPYAFGFVDRMTAGFFALVGTLYFQSAFGLDPAATGLMLACFFAPFALLQYPMGILSDRIGRTIPIVVGSICFGAGILAVGAAPSVATAAVAMVGVGVLGALVSPATMALVTDLAAADERGVAMGGFNLAGSLGFLAGFVVGGTVAGWWGYDAAFVVVGGTEIAIALVAVPLFLRLSTETEGLSSPQS from the coding sequence GTGACCCGAACCGGTCGCGTCCGCGCGGTGCTCGCCGCCGTCGTCTTCACCGTCCTCTTCTCGCAGTTGCTCCTCTACCCGGGGATCGCGGACCTCGTGACGGAGCTCGGTGCCGAGCCCGGTACCTCGACCGAGGGCTCGGTCTCGCCGCAGCTCGACGCGAGCATGTGGTTCCTCGTCGCGGAGTTCGCCGGCTACGTCGCGTTCGTCGGCGTCTGGGGCGTCGCGAGCGACGCGGCGGGGCGGCGTACCCCCTTCGTCGTGGGGGCGGCCCTCGCGGGGGCGGCCGGCTACGCGGCCCTCGCACTGGTCCCGACGATCGGGTCGATCCCCTTCGGCGGCGTCCTCCTCTTGCGGGTCTTTCAGGGTGCGATGACGATCGGCGCGTTCTCGCTGACGATGACGATGCTGATGGACCTCGAGGGTGGCCACGGGACGAACATGGGCGCCGCCGGCATCGCAATCGGGCTCGGGGCGGCGCTGGGCGCCCCGATCGGCGGGCGACTGACCGCCGTCGATCCGGTGGCCCCGCTGGTCGCCGCCGCAACCTTGCTGACGGTCGTCGGCGGCCTCGTGACGACCGTGCCCGATCGCGCGCCGTCGTCGACGCGGGCCTGGCGGGCCATCATCCGGAGCGTTCGCGAGCGGCCGATCCTGACGCTGCCGTACGCCTTCGGCTTCGTCGATCGCATGACCGCGGGTTTCTTCGCCCTCGTCGGGACGCTGTACTTCCAGTCTGCCTTCGGCCTCGACCCCGCCGCGACCGGCCTCATGCTCGCCTGTTTCTTCGCGCCCTTCGCCCTCCTGCAGTACCCGATGGGCATCCTCTCGGATCGCATCGGCCGGACGATCCCGATCGTCGTCGGCTCGATCTGCTTCGGCGCGGGCATCCTGGCCGTCGGCGCGGCGCCGTCGGTCGCGACGGCCGCCGTCGCCATGGTTGGGGTGGGGGTCCTCGGGGCGCTGGTCTCCCCGGCGACGATGGCGCTCGTGACGGACCTGGCCGCCGCCGACGAGCGCGGCGTCGCCATGGGCGGGTTCAACCTCGCCGGCAGCCTCGGCTTCCTGGCCGGCTTCGTCGTCGGCGGCACGGTCGCCGGGTGGTGGGGCTACGACGCGGCCTTCGTGGTCGTCGGCGGCACGGAGATCGCCATCGCCCTCGTCGCGGTGCCGCTGTTCCTGCGATTGTCGACGGAGACGGAGGGGCTCTCCTCGCCGCAGTCGTGA
- a CDS encoding pyridoxal-phosphate-dependent aminotransferase family protein, producing the protein MTDHREYTGDYPDKTLYIPGPTEVREDVLEAMCEPQFGHRMDRMTDLYTTVVEDTKDFLDTDHHAIVLTASGTAFMESAIQNLVDEHVLCTTCGSFSERQANVAERLGKSVDTLEYEWGAAVKPEDVREHLETSEIDYDVVTCVLNESSTGVRNPVEEIGDVVSDYPDTYFVVDAVSALGGDYVDIDAHGIDVIFTSVQKAFAMPPGLAVCVVSDAAYEREVESESAAWYGGFQRTIDYYERKGQTHSTPAIPIMLAYREQMKHMLEEGHAARDERHREMAAYTQEWAREHFDVFPEAGYESQTVSCIENTRDIDVAATIEAVSQEYDMVFANGYGSALGERTFRIGHMGEHDVESIKALTDAIEDVAGL; encoded by the coding sequence GTGACCGACCACCGCGAGTATACCGGCGACTATCCCGACAAGACGCTGTACATCCCCGGCCCGACCGAAGTGCGCGAGGACGTCCTCGAGGCGATGTGTGAACCCCAGTTCGGCCACCGCATGGACCGGATGACGGACCTCTACACGACGGTCGTCGAGGACACGAAGGACTTCCTCGACACCGACCACCACGCCATCGTCCTCACCGCCTCGGGGACGGCCTTCATGGAGAGTGCGATCCAGAACCTCGTCGACGAGCACGTCCTCTGTACGACCTGCGGGAGTTTCTCCGAGCGCCAGGCGAACGTCGCCGAACGGCTCGGCAAATCGGTCGACACCCTGGAGTACGAGTGGGGGGCCGCGGTCAAACCCGAGGACGTCCGCGAGCACCTCGAAACGAGCGAGATCGACTACGACGTCGTCACCTGCGTGCTGAACGAGAGTTCGACCGGGGTGCGAAACCCGGTCGAAGAGATCGGCGACGTCGTGTCCGACTACCCGGATACCTACTTCGTCGTCGACGCCGTCTCCGCGCTGGGCGGCGATTACGTCGACATCGACGCCCACGGGATCGACGTCATCTTCACCTCCGTCCAGAAGGCCTTCGCGATGCCGCCCGGACTCGCGGTCTGCGTCGTCAGCGACGCGGCCTACGAGCGCGAGGTCGAATCCGAGTCGGCCGCGTGGTACGGCGGCTTCCAGCGCACGATCGACTACTACGAGCGCAAGGGCCAGACCCACTCGACGCCCGCCATCCCGATCATGCTCGCCTACCGCGAACAGATGAAACACATGCTCGAGGAGGGCCACGCTGCCCGCGACGAGCGCCACCGCGAGATGGCCGCGTACACCCAGGAGTGGGCGCGAGAGCACTTCGACGTGTTCCCCGAGGCGGGCTACGAGTCCCAGACGGTGAGCTGCATCGAAAACACCCGCGACATCGACGTCGCCGCGACCATCGAGGCCGTCTCCCAGGAGTACGACATGGTCTTCGCGAACGGCTACGGCTCGGCGCTCGGCGAACGGACGTTCCGCATCGGGCACATGGGCGAACACGACGTAGAGTCGATCAAGGCGTTGACGGACGCGATCGAGGACGTGGCGGGGCTGTAG
- a CDS encoding DUF6498-containing protein yields the protein MEIVHWVGDDERRVEVSAAVVANLVPLVGVLAFGWRAATLVAVYWFELAVVGFWGLVRALFAGQPSEFDRNGLVVGVLADRSAALSLPWTGVGIQLSTLPVLVVLGPMVAAIWFVTGAVTVGPLGDRALDPSAITTVTYAIMAMFSIEGGRTGLEYFYRGGYREHSAQTAIQPIFLRCCVLLFVGMGTSVFAATADPTVARGESLSAVDPSIAGSALVVSIVLVKLGIDLVSVYRDRLATWGESHGLGHVTGAESSAGNEDDADDEITAIETVPRTDIRVRPPIRARLLATAAHLRRFPGAWFIGVLLGLGALLFATGRAWTIVAGLAVLSVFVPLLLLHLDYWLRYGGVEYRVDDDSVLAYDRLFDDPLWRVAAWDERDVRVERDRLDRLFGTETVVIELADRELRLPGLRDATPILDVFAHRRPAQEAASATT from the coding sequence ATGGAGATCGTGCATTGGGTGGGTGACGACGAGCGGCGCGTCGAGGTGTCTGCCGCCGTCGTCGCGAACCTGGTCCCGCTCGTCGGCGTCCTGGCGTTCGGCTGGCGGGCGGCGACGCTCGTGGCCGTCTACTGGTTCGAACTCGCGGTCGTGGGCTTCTGGGGGCTCGTCCGGGCGCTGTTCGCCGGTCAGCCGTCGGAATTCGATCGCAACGGTCTGGTCGTCGGAGTGCTCGCGGATCGGTCGGCCGCGCTTTCCCTCCCGTGGACCGGCGTCGGGATCCAGCTCTCGACGCTCCCGGTACTCGTCGTCCTCGGGCCGATGGTCGCCGCGATCTGGTTCGTGACGGGAGCCGTCACCGTCGGCCCGCTCGGGGACCGCGCGCTCGATCCGTCCGCCATCACGACGGTGACGTACGCAATCATGGCCATGTTCAGTATCGAGGGTGGTCGAACGGGGCTCGAGTACTTCTACCGCGGAGGCTATCGCGAGCACAGTGCCCAGACGGCGATCCAACCCATTTTCCTGCGCTGCTGCGTGTTGCTTTTCGTCGGGATGGGGACGTCGGTCTTCGCCGCTACGGCCGATCCGACGGTCGCTCGCGGTGAGTCGCTCTCTGCAGTCGATCCGTCGATCGCCGGCAGCGCGCTGGTGGTCAGTATCGTGCTCGTCAAGCTCGGAATCGATCTCGTCAGCGTCTACCGGGATCGATTGGCGACGTGGGGTGAATCACACGGCCTGGGTCACGTGACGGGTGCCGAATCGTCTGCGGGTAACGAGGACGACGCGGACGACGAGATCACCGCGATCGAAACCGTCCCGCGGACGGATATCCGAGTCCGACCGCCGATCAGAGCCCGGTTGCTCGCGACCGCGGCCCACCTCCGCCGGTTTCCCGGCGCGTGGTTCATCGGGGTCTTACTCGGCTTGGGGGCGCTCCTGTTCGCCACGGGCAGGGCCTGGACGATCGTGGCCGGACTCGCCGTCCTGTCGGTGTTCGTCCCGCTCCTCTTGCTCCACCTCGATTACTGGCTGCGCTACGGGGGCGTCGAGTATCGTGTCGACGACGATTCGGTCCTCGCGTACGACCGTCTGTTCGACGATCCGCTGTGGCGCGTCGCGGCGTGGGACGAACGCGATGTCCGCGTCGAACGCGATCGGCTGGACCGGCTCTTCGGGACGGAGACGGTCGTGATCGAACTCGCCGATCGAGAACTTCGCTTGCCCGGGCTCCGGGACGCGACGCCGATCCTCGACGTCTTCGCCCATCGCCGTCCGGCACAGGAGGCCGCATCGGCGACCACCTGA
- a CDS encoding DUF7513 family protein produces MSLFEKYFAGWTFRTSTPSLTVGDEVNVFLHRYEKHAVDGDGAGSGAAAAAGDEAATETAAGSEGVGVADIGDTRLYVEGVGPEHVDVQVRVRITEFDASTATGRGEFVSVVGESSYAG; encoded by the coding sequence ATGAGCCTCTTCGAGAAGTACTTCGCCGGCTGGACGTTCCGAACGTCGACGCCCTCGCTCACCGTAGGCGACGAGGTGAACGTCTTCCTCCATCGCTACGAGAAACACGCCGTGGACGGTGACGGTGCTGGCTCGGGCGCCGCGGCAGCGGCGGGAGACGAAGCCGCGACCGAAACGGCCGCCGGCTCCGAGGGCGTCGGCGTCGCGGACATCGGCGACACGCGCCTCTACGTCGAGGGCGTCGGGCCGGAGCACGTCGACGTGCAAGTCCGGGTGCGCATCACGGAGTTCGACGCGTCGACCGCGACCGGTCGCGGCGAGTTCGTCAGCGTCGTCGGCGAGAGTTCCTACGCGGGCTGA
- a CDS encoding Na+/H+ antiporter NhaC family protein — MSALPIAFFIVWAIFQTAFLRISSERGLVLGILIGLIVGMFFVKGSWREYASTIFEGMTQPVAVTAIVAWIWAGMFAETLQEGGFVGGLLWFADVAGVTGALVPAITFVLAALLATGIGTGYGTTIAFVTLFFPAGLVLGANPVLLFGAILSGAIFGDNLAPVSDTTIVSAVTQDSDIGGVVASRFKYAIVAALVAFAGYVVAGSMMSGATVAGDPAAILDDATNAIGLVHLLSMGVVIVMAVAGRHIIEAISWGIVVAIVANLALGLTSVSAIVNFEAPADAPVIDLLEWLPVAEADLLSRLPFVEIIPDAQDPAITGSLVEGAAGFFTLSILVLFIIAAAQIMIRGGAFQAVLDWSLDSLATNVRNAELTMVGSAALINATITINTAAEVAIGPYISKVGERFNINGYRRANILDAQTSALGYIFPWSGGVLVGYTSMQDLTQEFGFFTDAMVVNPVEVVPFVFHGWLLVTVFVLAAITGFGREYTIDRESTEVSRV; from the coding sequence ATGAGCGCCCTGCCGATCGCCTTCTTCATCGTGTGGGCGATCTTCCAGACCGCATTCCTGCGAATTTCGAGCGAGCGCGGACTCGTCCTCGGCATCCTGATCGGGCTGATCGTCGGGATGTTCTTCGTGAAGGGGTCCTGGCGCGAGTACGCGAGTACGATCTTCGAGGGGATGACCCAGCCGGTCGCCGTGACGGCGATCGTCGCCTGGATCTGGGCGGGCATGTTCGCAGAGACGTTGCAGGAAGGCGGGTTCGTCGGCGGACTGCTCTGGTTCGCCGACGTGGCCGGCGTGACGGGCGCGCTGGTCCCCGCGATCACGTTCGTTCTCGCCGCGTTACTCGCGACGGGCATCGGGACGGGTTACGGGACGACGATCGCGTTCGTCACGCTGTTCTTCCCCGCCGGCCTCGTCCTCGGTGCCAACCCCGTCCTCCTGTTCGGCGCGATCCTCTCGGGTGCCATCTTCGGCGACAACCTCGCCCCCGTGAGCGACACGACGATCGTCAGCGCCGTCACGCAGGATTCGGACATCGGTGGCGTCGTCGCCTCGCGATTCAAGTACGCCATCGTCGCCGCGCTCGTCGCGTTCGCGGGCTACGTCGTCGCGGGCTCGATGATGAGCGGTGCGACCGTCGCCGGTGACCCGGCGGCGATTCTGGACGATGCGACGAACGCGATCGGCCTGGTCCACCTGCTCTCGATGGGGGTTGTGATCGTGATGGCCGTGGCCGGTCGCCACATCATCGAGGCCATCTCCTGGGGAATTGTCGTCGCCATCGTCGCGAACCTCGCCCTCGGTCTCACGTCCGTGAGCGCCATCGTGAACTTCGAGGCCCCCGCCGACGCCCCCGTGATCGACTTGCTCGAGTGGCTGCCGGTCGCCGAGGCCGACCTCCTCTCGAGACTGCCGTTCGTCGAGATTATTCCGGACGCGCAGGATCCCGCCATCACCGGTAGCCTCGTCGAGGGAGCGGCCGGCTTCTTCACGCTCTCGATTCTGGTCCTGTTCATCATCGCCGCGGCCCAGATCATGATCCGCGGCGGCGCATTTCAGGCGGTCCTCGACTGGTCGCTCGACAGCCTGGCGACGAACGTTCGCAACGCCGAGTTGACGATGGTCGGCTCGGCGGCGCTGATCAACGCCACGATCACGATCAACACCGCCGCCGAGGTCGCGATCGGCCCCTACATTTCGAAGGTCGGCGAGCGCTTCAACATCAACGGCTATCGCCGAGCGAACATTCTCGACGCACAGACCTCCGCGCTCGGCTACATCTTCCCGTGGTCCGGCGGGGTCCTCGTTGGGTACACGTCGATGCAGGACCTCACCCAGGAATTCGGGTTCTTCACCGATGCGATGGTCGTCAACCCGGTCGAGGTCGTCCCCTTCGTCTTCCACGGCTGGCTGCTGGTGACGGTGTTCGTCCTCGCGGCGATTACCGGCTTCGGCCGCGAGTACACCATCGATCGCGAATCCACGGAGGTGTCCAGGGTATGA
- the eif1A gene encoding translation initiation factor eIF-1A, producing MSDEEGGRTNLRMPDDDEVFATVTDMLGANRVTVRCADGKERTARIPGKMQKRIWIREDDVVLVSPWDWQDEKADITWRYEKSEADQLRREGHIQ from the coding sequence ATGAGTGACGAGGAGGGTGGTCGCACGAACCTCCGGATGCCCGACGACGACGAGGTGTTCGCGACCGTCACGGACATGCTCGGCGCCAACCGAGTCACGGTCCGCTGTGCCGACGGGAAGGAACGAACCGCCCGCATTCCGGGCAAGATGCAAAAGCGCATCTGGATCCGCGAGGACGACGTCGTGCTCGTCTCCCCGTGGGACTGGCAGGACGAGAAGGCCGACATCACCTGGCGCTACGAGAAGTCAGAGGCCGACCAGCTCCGACGGGAAGGCCACATTCAATAA
- a CDS encoding class I SAM-dependent methyltransferase has protein sequence MAPTSTVERAIEDVPVAGARCLEAGAGAGNMTAALREAGAGAVVAVTDDRDHAAGVRDRFESERPAVLEADLRSTPLSDDSVSIVTAHALFNVLTPAIVPAIADELTRVARPGARLVVDDYDSIPHDGLRGLFAAENAAAELADGAPALTFYPAAHLRACFEARGWRFERERSLLEPVPWTADLLDAHADLARESAARLDGPLAEALEADVTRRRDELGDGIDTGRMYSLAFRLTT, from the coding sequence ATGGCACCGACGTCCACCGTCGAACGGGCGATCGAAGACGTGCCGGTCGCAGGGGCCCGGTGTCTCGAGGCCGGGGCGGGCGCCGGCAACATGACCGCCGCGCTCCGCGAGGCGGGGGCCGGCGCTGTGGTCGCCGTCACCGACGATCGCGACCACGCCGCCGGCGTCCGCGATCGATTCGAGAGCGAGCGGCCCGCCGTGCTGGAAGCCGACCTGCGATCGACGCCGCTGTCCGACGACAGCGTCTCGATCGTCACCGCACACGCCTTGTTCAACGTTCTCACCCCCGCGATCGTCCCCGCGATCGCCGACGAACTCACCCGGGTCGCCCGGCCCGGCGCCCGGCTGGTCGTCGACGACTACGACTCGATCCCCCACGACGGACTGCGCGGGCTCTTCGCGGCGGAAAACGCGGCCGCGGAGCTCGCGGACGGGGCGCCGGCGCTCACGTTCTACCCCGCCGCCCACCTCCGGGCGTGTTTCGAGGCGCGCGGGTGGCGCTTCGAGCGCGAGCGATCGCTGCTCGAACCGGTCCCGTGGACGGCCGACCTGCTGGACGCCCACGCCGACCTCGCCCGGGAGTCGGCGGCGCGACTCGACGGCCCGCTGGCCGAGGCGCTCGAGGCGGACGTGACGCGCCGGCGCGACGAACTGGGTGACGGCATCGACACCGGCCGGATGTACAGCCTCGCGTTTCGCCTCACCACCTAA
- a CDS encoding DUF7470 family protein, giving the protein MIDKLGTSGLAGIVLLLAGLAVIAYYHWQVAVGLALVLVGIALIAKGLISSVMRSFGMF; this is encoded by the coding sequence ATGATCGACAAGCTCGGAACGAGCGGCCTCGCCGGAATCGTCCTGTTGCTGGCCGGTCTCGCCGTTATCGCGTACTACCACTGGCAAGTCGCCGTCGGCCTGGCGCTCGTGCTCGTCGGAATCGCCCTGATCGCGAAGGGGTTGATCTCGTCGGTGATGCGCTCGTTCGGGATGTTCTAG